In Luteibaculum oceani, one DNA window encodes the following:
- a CDS encoding T9SS type B sorting domain-containing protein, translating to MEPIKQNMLRCALAMWLAMICNMLWAQCGNISFEAGNFSGWKGQVGCVTDQISIDMSCPEARNGIDPQGGQNTQQGQHAILTKTFNNGKDPLVPMIAMRSPLAGGYIARLGDYRATTVIEAYARGASLEYEYQVTELNALITLYFAIVLQDPQDHAYGERPFFSVDIIDPDGNEVPCIQYVVAAQPGVPGFSKYQDYFYRDWTPVSINLQQYKGKTVKLKVLTSDCGQEAHLGYAYIDATCQEPKISSAKDVICPGEELTLNAPPGMKSYAWKRLEGGSFIIGTDENLVINTPGTYQCEMVPFSTSNSSCPFTLTKKIDPPRGTINPSLKIDPTEICQNDFIAVSNTSVVNGTTINYLEWQFEGNTIVNQSNFSRKGTVLGTNKVVMEITDADGCVYRDSSSYEVVPEPDPKIVPIGPFCSNDDPVPVNVSPSGGVLSGPGLTGSAPNYFFDPKLAGWESSPHSLTYSVTNVCTRSFSSEVRVNRQKDPTLDEVPTLCNDDPVYQLTAVDAGGSWTGPGVSGNGSFNPQVAGPGTHTISYGFGNPCPASDMVDITVVRRKNPDVQQPGNFCLTDPPFQLVAVEKGGSWSGPGINPTTGVFNPSQAGIGEHIIVHSFAGVCPSEKVLKLRVINKANADFTAPSEMCENDGEVTLSTVSASGTFSGNGIFSGNKFSPQIAGPGEHEITYLIKGNCGDTVKKIITVHPYFNPTISPVSVVCSDRGAFNLSASSSGGTWVGPGIIDSQNGTFNPANAGVGQHQIIYRFDGKCPSADTIQIEVRRRKNANFTLPTKVCSEDDPLVLVANEAGGVWSGPGVSNGKFDPQVAGVGTHTISYNLDGLCGDFQSRTITVFQQNDAQIIGPQTVCILEDPVQMQSKNSGGVWSGTGVSNSGVFDPKLAGEGEHPLYYEFQNNCPDKDTILVRVTSKLDASIQPIEMLCNDTGLISLSAVDVGGVWSGDGIVNAQNGILDPALVTGDTAHIKYTIGGLCGDTGQIAIPIFQRVDASIKNSPGSYCFGAPNDTLSTNSGGGVWSGMAVDNNGVLEVQSLAPNLYTVYYEIDAACPDKDSLKFRVLEPVSLFNFQIDSAKCFKTCDGQALFQATGGTDLGFSYLLDSTLSSSSGNFPALCTGTYRLDISDNLGCTFDTLFFIGEPDSLYATYQIESEKCNQQNGGALINNIIGGTAPYSVSWSDGSSGNQNLNLSTGNHSFTLTDAKGCTFSASFFVPEIQGPTLHFSVDSVSCFGFSDGVIYIDSITGGTGPFQVQGPTTFQNNQFQGLKAGNYSIQAEDVDGCIASAQVMVAEPSKVEAVSNLDFDFCDGQTFAFFPAVTGGNGAPYQVEFPDFGVINDTLRTDSSLSSYFWIYDSKGCRSDSTLFRLNKLPALEVEISGNSKLCPNTSDSYLASAGGGIPNDYQFIWLDSIVANPLNFQFDNSGKDFKLFVRLEDKCSTPAFDTLDISFFEPAQAGFNLSPSPTKGCEPLIAILTDTSVNTTSSLFFLNGSPTKAGELKLWNGNYSIKQSVVSPDGCKDEIDSTNAIEVYPIPRLSLSLDPEIPTELNGPYQFFYNSSTPISRQNWILYNQENGDTIAVSATDILTYNLDLMPGYFGVKVAVESNFGCPAQLSTTFEVIPETRLFVPNAFTPENKDGKNDVFLILGENLDRETLYLEIFNRWGEVVYKSHDPLANPWDGTLLDTGQELPGGIYGWRLIISDPIELKKVRTGSVHLIR from the coding sequence ATGGAGCCAATCAAACAAAATATGTTGCGTTGCGCGCTAGCCATGTGGCTTGCGATGATATGCAATATGCTTTGGGCTCAATGCGGTAATATTTCTTTTGAAGCCGGTAATTTTTCAGGTTGGAAAGGTCAGGTAGGATGTGTTACCGACCAAATATCAATCGATATGTCCTGCCCCGAGGCCAGGAATGGAATCGATCCGCAGGGGGGGCAAAATACCCAGCAAGGCCAGCACGCTATTCTTACCAAAACGTTTAATAACGGTAAGGACCCATTGGTTCCTATGATTGCCATGCGTAGCCCCTTGGCAGGTGGTTATATAGCAAGACTGGGAGACTACAGAGCCACCACCGTAATTGAGGCTTATGCCCGTGGAGCCTCTTTAGAATACGAGTATCAAGTAACGGAGCTCAACGCCCTTATTACCCTTTATTTCGCCATCGTACTGCAGGATCCGCAGGATCATGCTTACGGAGAAAGGCCATTTTTTTCGGTGGATATTATCGATCCAGATGGTAATGAGGTGCCTTGTATACAATATGTAGTGGCGGCTCAACCTGGAGTGCCAGGGTTCTCCAAATACCAAGATTATTTTTACCGCGATTGGACGCCTGTTTCTATAAACCTTCAGCAATACAAGGGGAAAACGGTGAAATTAAAGGTGCTGACTTCCGATTGTGGTCAAGAGGCGCATTTGGGATATGCATACATCGATGCCACCTGCCAAGAACCTAAAATTTCTAGTGCCAAGGACGTCATTTGCCCTGGAGAAGAATTAACATTAAACGCACCTCCCGGAATGAAATCCTATGCTTGGAAAAGGTTAGAGGGTGGAAGCTTTATCATTGGCACGGATGAAAATTTGGTAATCAATACACCGGGGACTTACCAATGTGAAATGGTTCCTTTCTCAACTTCAAATAGTTCCTGTCCATTTACCCTTACCAAAAAGATAGATCCTCCTCGAGGAACGATTAATCCTTCTTTAAAAATTGATCCAACTGAAATCTGTCAGAACGATTTCATCGCAGTTTCAAATACAAGTGTGGTAAATGGAACCACTATAAATTATTTGGAGTGGCAGTTTGAGGGAAATACCATAGTTAACCAAAGTAATTTTAGTAGGAAGGGCACCGTATTGGGAACCAATAAGGTGGTTATGGAAATTACCGATGCAGATGGTTGTGTGTATAGGGACTCTTCGAGTTATGAGGTAGTTCCAGAACCTGATCCTAAAATAGTTCCTATAGGTCCATTTTGCTCTAATGATGACCCTGTGCCAGTTAATGTGTCTCCTTCTGGTGGAGTGCTGTCGGGGCCTGGACTTACAGGAAGTGCGCCAAACTATTTTTTCGACCCCAAACTAGCTGGTTGGGAAAGTTCTCCTCATTCCTTAACCTATTCCGTTACCAATGTTTGCACTCGATCATTTTCCTCTGAAGTAAGAGTTAATCGACAAAAGGATCCGACCCTCGATGAGGTGCCCACCTTATGTAACGATGACCCTGTTTATCAATTGACGGCTGTTGATGCTGGAGGAAGTTGGACGGGACCAGGGGTAAGTGGAAATGGAAGTTTCAATCCACAGGTGGCAGGACCCGGTACGCATACCATTTCCTATGGATTTGGTAACCCTTGCCCGGCATCAGATATGGTGGATATTACCGTGGTTAGAAGGAAAAATCCAGATGTTCAGCAACCTGGAAATTTCTGTTTAACCGATCCTCCATTCCAATTGGTGGCAGTTGAAAAAGGGGGTTCGTGGAGTGGACCAGGGATAAATCCCACTACTGGGGTTTTCAATCCTTCTCAAGCGGGTATTGGAGAACACATTATTGTACATTCATTCGCGGGCGTTTGCCCCTCCGAAAAGGTGTTGAAATTGCGTGTAATCAATAAGGCAAATGCTGATTTCACCGCCCCCTCGGAGATGTGTGAAAACGATGGCGAAGTAACACTTTCGACCGTTTCAGCTTCGGGAACGTTCTCGGGAAATGGTATTTTTTCGGGGAATAAATTTAGTCCCCAAATTGCTGGACCTGGTGAACACGAAATAACCTATCTCATAAAGGGAAATTGTGGCGATACCGTTAAAAAGATCATTACGGTTCATCCATATTTCAATCCCACTATAAGTCCTGTCTCTGTGGTTTGTAGTGATAGAGGAGCATTTAATTTAAGTGCATCAAGTTCGGGTGGTACCTGGGTAGGGCCTGGGATAATAGACAGCCAAAACGGAACCTTTAATCCCGCTAATGCAGGAGTAGGGCAACATCAAATTATTTATCGATTTGATGGAAAATGTCCCTCGGCAGACACCATACAAATCGAAGTGCGGAGAAGGAAAAATGCAAATTTCACTTTGCCGACCAAAGTTTGTTCAGAAGATGACCCATTGGTTTTGGTAGCAAATGAGGCCGGAGGTGTCTGGAGTGGTCCGGGCGTTTCAAATGGAAAATTCGACCCTCAAGTTGCAGGGGTTGGAACACACACTATAAGCTACAACCTAGATGGTTTATGTGGAGATTTTCAATCGAGAACTATAACCGTATTTCAACAAAACGACGCCCAAATAATAGGACCACAAACCGTTTGTATATTGGAAGACCCAGTTCAAATGCAATCGAAAAACAGCGGTGGTGTTTGGTCGGGAACGGGTGTCTCTAATAGTGGTGTTTTCGATCCGAAATTGGCGGGGGAAGGTGAACATCCACTTTATTACGAATTTCAGAATAACTGCCCAGATAAGGACACTATTTTGGTAAGGGTAACCAGCAAATTAGATGCGAGTATCCAACCCATAGAAATGCTTTGTAACGACACAGGATTAATAAGCTTAAGCGCCGTTGATGTGGGTGGGGTTTGGTCTGGAGATGGAATAGTAAATGCCCAAAATGGTATTCTAGATCCTGCTTTGGTTACTGGAGATACTGCCCACATAAAATATACCATAGGAGGGCTCTGTGGAGATACGGGTCAAATTGCAATTCCCATTTTTCAGCGGGTTGATGCGAGCATAAAAAATTCGCCCGGTTCATACTGTTTTGGCGCTCCAAACGATACTTTATCAACCAACTCAGGAGGGGGAGTATGGTCTGGTATGGCAGTCGATAATAACGGTGTTTTGGAGGTTCAATCGCTTGCTCCCAATCTTTACACGGTTTATTACGAAATCGATGCGGCTTGCCCGGACAAAGACTCTCTGAAATTTAGGGTTCTAGAGCCGGTTTCCTTGTTTAATTTCCAAATTGATAGTGCGAAGTGTTTTAAAACCTGCGATGGGCAAGCACTATTTCAGGCAACGGGGGGGACAGACCTCGGGTTTTCTTATTTGTTGGATTCCACCTTGAGCAGTAGTTCTGGTAATTTTCCAGCCCTTTGTACGGGAACTTATCGCCTCGATATTTCAGATAATTTAGGCTGTACCTTTGATACCCTTTTTTTTATTGGTGAGCCCGATTCGCTCTATGCAACCTACCAAATTGAAAGCGAAAAATGTAACCAACAAAATGGTGGGGCATTAATTAATAATATCATTGGAGGCACGGCGCCCTACTCTGTTTCCTGGAGCGATGGAAGTAGTGGGAATCAGAATTTAAATTTATCCACTGGAAACCACAGTTTTACCCTAACCGATGCCAAAGGTTGTACCTTTTCAGCTTCCTTTTTTGTTCCAGAAATTCAAGGTCCAACTTTACATTTTTCGGTAGACTCCGTATCCTGTTTTGGTTTTTCAGATGGGGTTATTTATATCGACTCTATTACTGGTGGAACAGGTCCTTTTCAAGTTCAGGGGCCAACCACATTCCAAAACAACCAATTTCAGGGTTTAAAAGCAGGTAATTATTCCATCCAAGCAGAAGATGTTGATGGATGTATAGCGAGTGCACAAGTAATGGTTGCTGAGCCCTCAAAAGTGGAGGCAGTCTCAAATTTGGACTTCGATTTTTGCGATGGTCAAACCTTTGCCTTTTTCCCAGCGGTTACGGGTGGAAATGGAGCTCCATACCAGGTAGAATTTCCGGATTTTGGCGTAATCAATGATACCCTGCGAACGGATAGTTCATTGTCATCTTATTTTTGGATATACGATAGTAAGGGATGTCGATCGGATAGCACCTTGTTCCGTTTAAACAAGCTTCCCGCATTGGAGGTAGAAATTTCAGGGAATTCGAAATTATGCCCCAATACCAGCGATAGTTACCTCGCCAGCGCAGGTGGAGGTATTCCCAACGATTACCAATTTATTTGGTTGGATAGTATTGTTGCCAACCCTCTTAATTTCCAGTTCGATAATAGTGGGAAAGATTTTAAGTTGTTTGTTCGCCTAGAGGATAAATGCTCCACACCAGCTTTTGATACTTTGGATATTTCATTTTTTGAACCGGCCCAAGCTGGATTCAATCTTTCGCCTTCACCAACTAAAGGTTGTGAGCCCCTAATAGCAATTTTGACCGACACTTCGGTAAATACAACTAGCTCTTTGTTTTTCTTAAACGGATCACCTACAAAGGCTGGAGAATTAAAATTGTGGAATGGAAATTACAGCATCAAGCAAAGTGTGGTTTCACCAGATGGCTGTAAAGACGAGATTGACAGTACTAATGCGATAGAGGTGTATCCTATTCCAAGGTTAAGTTTAAGCTTAGACCCGGAAATTCCCACTGAATTAAACGGTCCGTATCAATTCTTTTACAACAGTAGTACCCCAATTTCCCGTCAAAACTGGATATTGTATAATCAGGAAAATGGTGATACCATCGCAGTTAGCGCCACAGATATTTTGACCTATAATTTGGATTTAATGCCAGGATACTTTGGAGTAAAAGTGGCTGTTGAAAGTAACTTTGGTTGTCCAGCTCAACTGTCTACAACCTTCGAGGTAATCCCCGAAACTAGGCTCTTTGTTCCCAATGCATTTACGCCAGAAAATAAGGATGGTAAAAATGATGTTTTCCTTATTCTGGGTGAAAATTTAGATAGGGAAACGCTTTACTTGGAGATATTTAATAGGTGGGGAGAAGTAGTGTATAAAAGCCACGATCCTCTCGCAAATCCTTGGGACGGTACCCTTCTGGATACTGGACAGGAATTACCTGGAGGTATATATGGTTGGAGGCTAATAATAAGCGACCCGATAGAACTTAAAAAAGTCCGTACCGGGTCGGTTCATTTGATAAGATAA
- a CDS encoding gliding motility-associated C-terminal domain-containing protein: MSVRIIPFIAALFLGISSVTYAQSNNGCNNLDFESGNFTNWTGRVGCPDRGFNISHDPPCANNQFNIDSRNGVDGMLSQHEIITPGFNGGSDPRVAALGMTSPLRGGTGGFVARVGDYEGNPSGSGVSGTGVAQAAEISYEIDVDSSNIIIQVAYAIVLERPSGHGLDELPYFSLNVIDPTNKKVPCMQYEVVGRSGIDGFKSSGSYVWKDWTIASLYLGDYFGKKVKIQIQTSDCYLEAHAGWGYVDALCGKAEMLASNDTICPGEQVKLFAPEGMNNYKWYYVSKEDYETNRAYWDNIAPGNFGSSGASTAEITPLNTVNGAGVPVVGQQALASVPGHYFVEMEPFSTTNSKCPFRMRKQIYSYPLPKPGFSFVEPLCQGQEIVLLDTTRGFTTLESYKFYPDPTRVDTVLDSSFTDTVAWLWDTVITGNPKFISKYYRFDPVLGDYILVDDSVRRVPNSYIPKDNIIDTSGQVTIGLLHINTDGCQAISFVDLNILPKDTILFEDPGILCSNEDPVQLQVNPKDGSWDGTAIRWWGDAITDSSGTFDPSYYEGNPGNYWVYVKQLPCNETDSFQVRVQDPADASFQGLSFFCENQGSVQFVPVNPGGQWIGNYISPSGLYNASAAPAGIDTVIYKIGGACPDSTIQLIEVIKRPVFQFDNPGAQCNVDQVVYLNMQPAGGTWSGAGIIDPAAGAWNPSVAGLGNHQITYAYEAWASDGSGFCPYDTTVELSVIQNPVATFQAPDTVCNDGGPVTLYPTDAGGKWRGQGIKDPNKPIFTPTNLNEGLHKVVYEFTGTCAAADSVEIYVGVRPIFDLTPAGPFCNADTVYTLENDYPGGKWNGPGIVDEDNGGFNPSVAGVGTHTVSYTVNAVCPLTKSMQIEVTSKPQINIDNTNASLCDTDGTIRLTAAPSGGGWSGTGLTNVGGDYYFDPALAGEGTHKIMYRVSGICGGLDSVIYTVVQYKRADIVPISALCNNSGEVQVFASPAGGNISGTGIEVRGNDFFFKPSVAGPGTHQIRYEFTGLCPSDSTIEITVASPIVINSLTVNPVTCNNGVDGGIQINHQGGLGSLSFQYTPAPSSGANTANPSGFSAGQVQIRITDSIGCFIDTLAQITQPPALQFSMNTNNENCGSGDGDAQVVNPQGGVPPYSYIWSNGETTSSVSGLSAGNYTVTLTDDNGCSLSQNFTITSSPQPDFSLNGADITCNGFNDGTLTVSNIQDVSGNVNHFLNGVQQSNSTAANLSPGTYTWRIEDAVGCANQKTLTLSEPSSVRVNIPYDKDTICINDQKQINGAAMGGNGAPYQYKWYTDTSTESTSSQLSYSNPTNYYFTAWDRDNCPADTTLLEVATRSLLSLSAEGTPRTICSGEYVNFTATASGGNGNYTFIWRDESGAQIGTGPELRHQLYGDVYNTRIVEVELSDGCSPNVTEQITVSFHPLPVVKPIFTDGCEPFSTMLTDTAQENQTWNWVLKKPGMKDKIMSGNNATVSNLPAGNYNAEIETFNKYGCRNVQLIKYVIISHPLPNATIKWSPSSPDINSGVVNVYNLDNANISNWNWQVTNSRDVIDEHFFNKKTATYVVGDDSTTLDVNLRVATPFGCLDSASARIKIRLAHDIFVPNGFTPNGDGANDEFKPVVFNVRDEGYKMMVFNRWGEMIFQSDDINRGWDGRYLGEIVKPGVYVWRIQYLDENGDEKFINGRVNLIR; the protein is encoded by the coding sequence ATGTCCGTTCGCATAATCCCCTTTATAGCCGCCCTATTTCTTGGTATTTCCTCCGTTACCTACGCCCAAAGTAATAATGGGTGTAATAATTTGGACTTTGAATCGGGAAATTTCACCAATTGGACCGGAAGAGTTGGCTGTCCCGATCGGGGATTTAATATTTCTCACGACCCACCATGTGCTAATAACCAGTTTAATATAGACTCCAGAAATGGTGTGGATGGAATGCTTTCCCAACATGAAATTATTACTCCAGGATTTAATGGGGGATCAGACCCTCGAGTTGCGGCATTAGGAATGACCTCACCTCTACGTGGCGGAACAGGTGGTTTTGTGGCAAGGGTAGGAGATTATGAAGGTAACCCTTCGGGATCTGGAGTCTCGGGGACTGGAGTGGCTCAAGCCGCAGAAATTTCATATGAAATAGATGTAGATTCCTCTAATATTATTATCCAAGTGGCTTATGCTATTGTGCTGGAGAGACCCAGCGGTCATGGGCTTGATGAATTACCTTATTTCAGTTTAAATGTTATCGATCCAACCAATAAAAAAGTGCCTTGTATGCAATACGAGGTGGTGGGTAGATCGGGCATTGACGGGTTTAAATCATCTGGGTCTTATGTTTGGAAAGACTGGACCATTGCCTCACTTTATCTTGGAGACTACTTTGGAAAGAAGGTTAAAATTCAAATACAAACCTCTGATTGTTATTTAGAAGCCCACGCCGGTTGGGGTTATGTGGATGCGCTTTGTGGAAAGGCCGAAATGTTGGCTAGCAACGATACCATTTGCCCAGGAGAGCAGGTTAAGCTTTTTGCTCCCGAGGGGATGAATAACTACAAATGGTACTACGTCTCGAAAGAAGATTACGAGACAAACAGAGCCTATTGGGATAACATTGCACCCGGGAATTTTGGTTCATCGGGAGCCTCCACAGCGGAAATAACACCTTTAAATACCGTAAATGGCGCTGGAGTTCCTGTTGTGGGACAACAAGCTTTGGCGTCTGTACCAGGGCATTATTTTGTAGAAATGGAACCTTTCTCTACCACAAATTCCAAGTGTCCATTTAGAATGCGCAAGCAAATTTATAGCTACCCCCTTCCAAAACCTGGATTTTCTTTTGTAGAGCCCCTTTGTCAAGGACAAGAAATTGTTCTCTTAGACACTACCAGAGGATTTACAACGCTAGAGTCGTATAAATTCTATCCCGATCCAACTCGTGTAGATACCGTTTTGGATAGTTCGTTTACCGATACTGTCGCTTGGTTGTGGGATACGGTTATTACGGGTAACCCAAAATTTATAAGTAAATACTATCGCTTTGACCCTGTTCTAGGCGATTACATTTTGGTGGATGACAGTGTTAGAAGAGTACCTAATTCCTACATTCCAAAAGACAATATCATAGATACATCGGGTCAGGTAACTATTGGGTTGCTGCATATTAATACCGATGGATGTCAGGCTATTAGTTTTGTGGATTTAAACATTCTTCCCAAAGACACCATTTTGTTCGAAGATCCCGGGATTTTATGTTCCAACGAGGACCCGGTTCAACTTCAGGTAAACCCAAAAGACGGTTCTTGGGATGGAACTGCTATTCGCTGGTGGGGCGATGCAATTACGGATTCATCCGGAACTTTTGATCCAAGCTATTACGAAGGTAATCCGGGCAATTATTGGGTGTACGTAAAGCAATTGCCATGTAACGAAACGGATTCGTTTCAAGTAAGGGTGCAAGATCCTGCCGATGCCTCTTTTCAAGGCCTTAGTTTTTTCTGTGAAAACCAGGGGTCGGTTCAATTTGTGCCGGTTAACCCCGGTGGTCAGTGGATAGGGAATTACATTTCCCCATCGGGATTATACAATGCCAGTGCAGCTCCGGCTGGCATAGATACGGTGATTTATAAAATTGGTGGAGCTTGCCCAGATTCCACCATTCAGCTTATCGAAGTAATTAAACGCCCCGTTTTTCAATTCGATAATCCGGGTGCTCAGTGCAACGTAGATCAGGTAGTTTACCTCAATATGCAACCCGCTGGGGGAACTTGGTCGGGTGCAGGAATTATAGATCCTGCTGCAGGAGCTTGGAACCCTTCAGTTGCTGGTTTAGGAAATCACCAGATTACTTATGCTTATGAAGCATGGGCAAGCGATGGCTCTGGTTTTTGTCCTTATGATACTACGGTGGAATTAAGTGTAATTCAAAATCCAGTTGCTACTTTCCAGGCACCAGATACCGTTTGTAACGATGGCGGCCCCGTTACCCTATATCCCACCGATGCTGGGGGTAAGTGGAGAGGTCAGGGAATAAAAGACCCGAATAAACCCATCTTTACTCCAACCAATTTAAATGAAGGCCTGCATAAAGTGGTTTACGAGTTTACTGGAACTTGCGCCGCAGCTGATTCTGTAGAAATTTATGTTGGGGTACGCCCAATTTTCGACTTAACCCCTGCCGGTCCTTTTTGTAATGCCGATACGGTTTACACCCTTGAAAATGATTATCCTGGTGGGAAATGGAATGGACCTGGAATTGTGGACGAGGATAATGGTGGATTTAACCCTTCGGTTGCTGGAGTTGGAACCCATACGGTTTCCTATACAGTTAACGCGGTTTGTCCATTAACAAAATCCATGCAAATAGAGGTTACCTCTAAGCCTCAAATTAATATTGATAATACCAATGCTTCGCTGTGCGATACGGATGGAACCATACGCCTAACCGCAGCACCAAGTGGAGGCGGCTGGTCTGGAACGGGCTTAACCAATGTTGGTGGCGATTACTATTTCGATCCTGCTTTAGCGGGAGAAGGAACCCATAAGATAATGTACCGCGTATCGGGAATATGCGGAGGTTTAGACTCGGTAATTTATACGGTGGTACAATACAAACGAGCTGATATTGTCCCTATTTCAGCACTTTGTAACAACTCCGGTGAGGTGCAAGTTTTTGCAAGTCCTGCGGGAGGAAATATATCTGGTACTGGAATTGAAGTTAGAGGAAATGACTTTTTCTTTAAACCAAGTGTGGCAGGACCCGGAACCCATCAAATTAGATACGAGTTTACCGGGCTTTGTCCAAGCGATTCTACCATTGAAATTACAGTGGCCAGTCCTATTGTGATTAATTCGCTTACCGTAAATCCTGTTACCTGTAATAATGGAGTGGATGGAGGTATTCAAATTAATCATCAAGGTGGGTTGGGAAGTCTGAGTTTCCAGTACACCCCAGCTCCCTCTTCTGGAGCCAACACGGCAAATCCAAGTGGTTTTAGTGCTGGGCAGGTACAAATTAGAATAACGGATAGTATTGGCTGCTTTATTGATACTTTGGCTCAAATTACTCAGCCACCAGCCCTTCAGTTTTCAATGAATACCAATAATGAGAATTGTGGTTCTGGTGATGGTGATGCCCAAGTTGTAAACCCTCAAGGGGGTGTGCCTCCCTACAGTTATATATGGAGTAATGGAGAAACTACGTCTTCAGTATCAGGGTTAAGTGCAGGAAACTATACGGTTACTCTAACCGACGATAATGGTTGTAGCTTAAGTCAGAATTTCACCATTACCAGTTCGCCCCAACCCGATTTTTCATTGAACGGGGCCGATATTACTTGTAATGGATTTAACGATGGTACTTTAACGGTTAGTAATATTCAAGATGTGAGTGGAAATGTAAACCACTTCCTAAATGGGGTGCAGCAATCGAACTCAACGGCTGCCAATTTATCGCCCGGAACTTACACTTGGAGAATAGAAGATGCAGTTGGATGCGCAAATCAAAAAACACTGACTTTATCTGAGCCAAGTTCAGTTAGAGTTAACATTCCGTATGATAAAGATACCATTTGCATAAACGATCAAAAACAAATTAATGGAGCTGCAATGGGTGGAAACGGGGCGCCATATCAGTACAAGTGGTATACAGACACTAGCACGGAAAGTACATCTTCCCAGCTTAGCTATTCCAATCCAACTAATTATTATTTTACAGCTTGGGATAGAGATAACTGTCCAGCAGATACTACCTTGCTTGAGGTTGCCACACGAAGTCTTTTGAGCTTGTCGGCAGAGGGTACACCCAGAACGATTTGCTCGGGAGAATACGTCAATTTTACGGCAACAGCCTCTGGTGGAAATGGTAATTATACCTTCATTTGGCGCGATGAATCTGGTGCCCAAATTGGAACCGGACCCGAGTTGAGACATCAGCTGTATGGAGATGTTTATAATACCAGAATTGTGGAGGTAGAGCTAAGCGATGGTTGTTCTCCAAACGTTACAGAACAAATCACTGTAAGCTTTCATCCCCTTCCGGTGGTAAAACCGATTTTTACAGATGGTTGTGAGCCATTTTCAACCATGTTAACAGATACCGCTCAAGAAAATCAAACTTGGAATTGGGTGCTAAAAAAGCCGGGGATGAAGGACAAAATAATGAGTGGAAACAACGCAACAGTTTCCAATTTGCCCGCTGGTAATTACAATGCAGAAATAGAAACCTTTAACAAGTATGGTTGTAGAAATGTGCAGCTTATAAAGTATGTAATTATTTCGCATCCACTTCCGAATGCGACAATAAAATGGTCGCCAAGCAGCCCGGATATTAATTCTGGTGTGGTAAATGTTTATAACCTCGATAATGCCAACATCTCTAATTGGAACTGGCAGGTTACAAATAGCAGGGATGTAATCGATGAACACTTTTTTAACAAAAAAACGGCCACCTATGTAGTAGGTGACGATTCTACCACCCTAGATGTAAACTTAAGGGTTGCTACTCCTTTTGGTTGTCTTGATAGTGCCTCGGCAAGAATAAAAATCAGGTTAGCCCACGATATTTTTGTCCCCAATGGATTTACACCAAATGGGGATGGTGCAAACGATGAGTTTAAACCAGTTGTCTTTAATGTAAGAGATGAAGGCTACAAAATGATGGTATTTAATCGTTGGGGAGAAATGATATTCCAATCCGACGACATAAACCGAGGCTGGGATGGTAGATATTTAGGTGAAATTGTAAAACCTGGAGTTTACGTTTGGCGTATTCAATATTTGGATGAAAACGGCGATGAAAAGTTTATTAACGGTCGAGTAAATCTCATACGTTAA
- the gatC gene encoding Asp-tRNA(Asn)/Glu-tRNA(Gln) amidotransferase subunit GatC, protein MEVNEALIDRLSELSKLEFSTDDKGKMVKDLNKMLEFVDKLNEVDTEGVEPLLFMNEDVNQWRADEEKPALGQKEALKNAPLSDSDYFKVPKVIDNK, encoded by the coding sequence ATGGAAGTTAATGAAGCTTTAATCGATCGTTTATCCGAGTTATCTAAATTGGAATTTTCTACAGATGACAAGGGAAAGATGGTAAAAGACCTTAATAAAATGTTGGAGTTTGTAGATAAACTTAACGAGGTTGATACCGAGGGTGTGGAACCACTGCTGTTCATGAACGAAGATGTAAATCAGTGGAGAGCAGACGAGGAAAAACCCGCATTAGGGCAAAAGGAGGCATTAAAAAATGCTCCTCTTTCCGATAGTGACTACTTTAAGGTACCTAAAGTAATCGACAACAAATAG